The following proteins are encoded in a genomic region of Gemmatimonadota bacterium:
- a CDS encoding DUF393 domain-containing protein encodes MEKPIVVYDGECRFCIWSVRRIKKKDKRSQFDYLPRQTQGIEDHFPKLASSDFNTGMRLVVGKEDIYVGADAVYQIYRRLPPFHLFAWLYRVPVLNLVFRAGYALIARYRHLSGRVACDTGTCELSYGELAGKKEDQTF; translated from the coding sequence ATGGAAAAACCGATTGTTGTATATGACGGCGAATGTCGTTTTTGTATCTGGAGTGTTCGCCGTATAAAAAAGAAAGACAAGCGCAGTCAGTTTGATTATTTGCCCAGGCAGACGCAGGGGATTGAAGACCATTTTCCAAAGCTGGCGTCGTCGGATTTTAATACGGGTATGCGTCTGGTGGTGGGCAAAGAGGATATTTATGTGGGTGCGGATGCCGTGTATCAAATCTATCGCAGGCTGCCGCCTTTCCATTTGTTTGCATGGTTGTACCGCGTGCCGGTTTTGAATCTCGTTTTTCGGGCGGGATATGCATTGATTGCGCGGTATCGCCACCTTTCAGGCCGCGTGGCGTGCGATACGGGGACGTGCGAGTTGTCTTATGGGGAGCTTGCAGGGAAAAAAGAAGATCAAACGTTTTGA